Proteins encoded in a region of the Xylocopa sonorina isolate GNS202 chromosome 11, iyXylSono1_principal, whole genome shotgun sequence genome:
- the Rha gene encoding rha isoform X1, giving the protein MEELTNSDVRVVLNIREGKGFEQILLPTLVVATLNNHSLETEVIEPNANPQYDHDLVWEVDKSKLRKMRSGQVPLKLECFSVKSDDSREKLGYLLLSLRSAQVFTRNNSNDVKVNWHKLLGLKNELKADKPELLIALSIHDQDLTHTGTQLKTVEECHPASIQSNKITPILLQDERLIQLGPLNVCHKLFLINITAVSATNIDSLLPTKYYTDLKNNLYFWCKILENDVYFNQPKKEYGDHWVLNEKIVIRIRSSLRIFKEYLSLKPFLFIYLKYKDNIVGQSEVNLQPLIPTDNMEEFFKITENNSSILKQRCYLYKKDYIGNDAIECRNSYLDLQLKLQYVGKADVSMDTCNAMMNSLVLPNSTQELKYNLSQVNPNEMDSHRNPAGDFGKYVPGTQFFTLPDGYHNTNKHTLSYDAVKNKPVKPMCMHTVDTPMCQSNINDYSKSIEAYHCFCLNILLIAIKAISPKLIIPNIEIRLHHPKTEAISIFHPKVKLSIGEKVKLQNVGCKLQFISTIDEIKQLLAAFPLKISIYKVEGTSKTCVSQSTINTKELFLQYKIENQCNVLLYDMEQNNIGNLDVILNLEDHGSYYRVEKSVPNENFGPPILDDSLAYKIVDELETWKDRQMEIFKVELKRKEDRHLNLLSQEWQKHKESLETKLACSVEQCKMLANSLNSATEDLRTRRLKSLEKETRLIKANEELQWRYEVKLRELKESLRTMQEELTLKINVIEKRKTSLETEVEELSSENERLQLLVTKQSEELEAYQKGSLTQDQTANLLQELKTLEEKLQHAQETKSFFKEQWAKAVREIHRMKTEHQKAIQVQIKNSKEELRNLDLEEILCADSTALTNDQILLNEIQKEIDVIKPQKACFTEKDTYSQVFTPTSIAPRISQSADILNLKRSEGRDERLQALLEERDSLLKTGSYTIDDTVIMKLNNEIRSLMMK; this is encoded by the exons ATGGAAGAGTTAACGAATTCTGACGTTCGAGTTGTACTGAACATAAGAGAAG GCAAAGGTTTCGAGCAAATTCTATTACCTACGTTAGTTGTTGCAACTCTGAACAATCACTCCTTGGAGACTGAGGTAATCGAACCGAATGCAAATCCTCAATATGATCACGATTTGGTTTGGGAAGTGGACAAAAGTAAATTACGAAA AATGAGATCTGGGCAAGTTCCATTAAAATTGGAATGTTTCTCTGTTAAGAGCGATGACAGTAGAGAAAAACtgggatatcttctccttagctTAAGATCCGCGCAGGTTTTTACTAGAAATAACAGCAATGATGTAAAAGTTAATTGGCATAAACTATTAGGATTAAAAAATGAACTAAAAGCAGACAAACCTGAATTACTTATTGCTCTAAGTATCCATGATCAAGATCTTACTCACACTGGTACACAG TTGAAGACTGTTGAAGAATGCCATCCAGCAAGCATTCAGTCTAATAAAATAACTCCGATTCTACTGCAAGATGAAAGACTTATACAGTTAGGGCCATTGAATGTTTGTCACAAATTGTTTTTAATAAATATCACAGCAGTATCCGCAACAAACATAGATTCACTATTGCCAACGAAATATTATACAGACTTGAAAAATAATTTGTATTTTTGGTGCAAAATATTAGAGAATGATGTGTATTTTAATCAACCTAAAAAAGAATATGGAGATCATTGGGTGCTTAATGAGAAAATTGTAATAAGAATCAGAAGTTCATTAAGAATTTTCAAAGAATATTTATCACTGAAACCATTTTTAttcatatatttaaaatataaagaTAATATAGTAGGTCAATCAGAAGTAAATTTGCAACCACTGATTCCTACTGATAATATGGAAGaatttttcaaaattactgAAAACAACAGTAGTATTTTAAAACAACGATGTTATTTATATAAGAAAGATTATATTGGAAATGATGCAATTGAATGTAGAAATTCCTACCTTGATTTACAGTTAAAGTTACAATATGTAGGTAAAGCTGATGTATCAATGGATACTTGCAATGCAATGATGAATAGTTTAGTTCTCCCTAATTCTACTCAAGAATTAAAATATAACTTAAGCCAAGTA AATCCCAATGAAATGGATTCTCATAGAAATCCCGCTGGTGACTTTGGAAAATATGTTCCTGGAACTCAATTTTTCACACTCCCAGATGGATACCATAATACAAATAAACATACTTTAAGTTATGATGCTGTAAAGAATAAGCCGGTTAAACCCATGTGCATGCATACAGTTGACACACCAATGTGTCAATCTAATATCAATGATTACTCTAAAAGCATAGAAGCTTATCACTGTTTTTGTCTAAACATTTTATTAATAGCAATCAAAGCAATATCACCGAAGTTAATAATACCGAACATCGAAATTCG ACTTCATCATCCGAAAACTGAAGCCATATCGATATTTCACCCAAAAGTAAAACTCTCAATTGGCGAAAAAGTAAAATTACAAAATGTAGGATGTAAATTACAATTTATCTCGACAATAGATGAAATTAAACAGCTGTTAGCAGCTTTTCCACTAAAAATCAGTATATACAAGGTGGAAGGAACTTCTAAGACTTGTGTATCACAAAGTACAATTAATACAAAAGAATTATTTCTCCAGTATAAG ATTGAGAACCAATGTAATGTACTGCTATATGATATGGAACAAAATAATATTGGTAATTTAGATGTTATATTAAATTTAGAGGATCATGGTTCGTACTATAGAGTTGAAAAATCTGTACCTA ACGAAAATTTTGGCCCTCCAATCTTAGATGATAGTTTGGCATATAAAATAGTCGATGAGTTAGAGACTTGGAAAGACCGACAAATGGAAATATTTAAAGTTGAG TTAAAACGAAAGGAAGATCGCCATTTAAATTTGTTAAGCCAGGAATGGCAGAAGCATAAAGAAAGCTTAGAAACAAAACTTGCATGCAGCGTTGAACAGTGTAAAATGCTCGCAAATAGTTTAAATAGCGCTACAGAAGACTTAAGGACGCGGAGATTGAAAAGTCTCGAGAAAGAGACTAGACTAATTAAAGCAAATGAAGAATTACAGTGGAGGTACGAAGTAAAACTGCGGGAGCTTAAAGAGTCACTTCGGACAATGCAAGAAGAACTTACGTTAAAG aTAAATGTTATTGAAAAGAGGAAAACATCTTTAGAAACAGAAGTTGAAGAATTGAGTAGCGAAAATGAAAGATTGCAATTGCTTGTAACAAAACAATCTGAAGAATTAGAAGCTTATCAAAAAGGTTCTCTAACCCAAGATCAAACAGCCAATTTGTTACAAGAACTGAAAACGCTTGAGGAAAAACTGCAACATGCGCAAGAAACTAAATCGTTTTTCAAAGAACAATGGGCGAAAGCAGTTCGCGAAATACATCGTATGAAAACGGAACATCAAAAAGCCATACAagttcaaataaaaaatagcaAAGAAGAATTGCGAAACCTGGA CCTAGAGGAGATACTTTGTGCGGATTCCACTGCTTTGACAAATGACCAAATATTATTAAATGAAATTCAAAAAGAAATTGATGTGATCAAACCACAGAAGGCATGTTTTACTGAAAAAGATACTTACTCTCAAGTATTTACACCGACTTCTATAGCTCCGAGAATTTCACAAAGTGCCGATATACTTAATTTGAAAAGATCAGAAGGACGTGATGAACGATTGCAAGCACTACTTGAAGAACGTGATTCTCTTTTAAAGACTGGAAGCTATACTATAGACGATACGGTTATTATGAAATTAAATAATGAAATCCGATCTTTAATGATGAAATAA
- the Rha gene encoding rha isoform X2, which produces MEELTNSDVRVVLNIREGKGFEQILLPTLVVATLNNHSLETEVIEPNANPQYDHDLVWEVDKSKLRKMRSGQVPLKLECFSVKSDDSREKLGYLLLSLRSAQVFTRNNSNDVKVNWHKLLGLKNELKADKPELLIALSIHDQDLTHTGTQNPNEMDSHRNPAGDFGKYVPGTQFFTLPDGYHNTNKHTLSYDAVKNKPVKPMCMHTVDTPMCQSNINDYSKSIEAYHCFCLNILLIAIKAISPKLIIPNIEIRLHHPKTEAISIFHPKVKLSIGEKVKLQNVGCKLQFISTIDEIKQLLAAFPLKISIYKVEGTSKTCVSQSTINTKELFLQYKIENQCNVLLYDMEQNNIGNLDVILNLEDHGSYYRVEKSVPNENFGPPILDDSLAYKIVDELETWKDRQMEIFKVELKRKEDRHLNLLSQEWQKHKESLETKLACSVEQCKMLANSLNSATEDLRTRRLKSLEKETRLIKANEELQWRYEVKLRELKESLRTMQEELTLKINVIEKRKTSLETEVEELSSENERLQLLVTKQSEELEAYQKGSLTQDQTANLLQELKTLEEKLQHAQETKSFFKEQWAKAVREIHRMKTEHQKAIQVQIKNSKEELRNLDLEEILCADSTALTNDQILLNEIQKEIDVIKPQKACFTEKDTYSQVFTPTSIAPRISQSADILNLKRSEGRDERLQALLEERDSLLKTGSYTIDDTVIMKLNNEIRSLMMK; this is translated from the exons ATGGAAGAGTTAACGAATTCTGACGTTCGAGTTGTACTGAACATAAGAGAAG GCAAAGGTTTCGAGCAAATTCTATTACCTACGTTAGTTGTTGCAACTCTGAACAATCACTCCTTGGAGACTGAGGTAATCGAACCGAATGCAAATCCTCAATATGATCACGATTTGGTTTGGGAAGTGGACAAAAGTAAATTACGAAA AATGAGATCTGGGCAAGTTCCATTAAAATTGGAATGTTTCTCTGTTAAGAGCGATGACAGTAGAGAAAAACtgggatatcttctccttagctTAAGATCCGCGCAGGTTTTTACTAGAAATAACAGCAATGATGTAAAAGTTAATTGGCATAAACTATTAGGATTAAAAAATGAACTAAAAGCAGACAAACCTGAATTACTTATTGCTCTAAGTATCCATGATCAAGATCTTACTCACACTGGTACACAG AATCCCAATGAAATGGATTCTCATAGAAATCCCGCTGGTGACTTTGGAAAATATGTTCCTGGAACTCAATTTTTCACACTCCCAGATGGATACCATAATACAAATAAACATACTTTAAGTTATGATGCTGTAAAGAATAAGCCGGTTAAACCCATGTGCATGCATACAGTTGACACACCAATGTGTCAATCTAATATCAATGATTACTCTAAAAGCATAGAAGCTTATCACTGTTTTTGTCTAAACATTTTATTAATAGCAATCAAAGCAATATCACCGAAGTTAATAATACCGAACATCGAAATTCG ACTTCATCATCCGAAAACTGAAGCCATATCGATATTTCACCCAAAAGTAAAACTCTCAATTGGCGAAAAAGTAAAATTACAAAATGTAGGATGTAAATTACAATTTATCTCGACAATAGATGAAATTAAACAGCTGTTAGCAGCTTTTCCACTAAAAATCAGTATATACAAGGTGGAAGGAACTTCTAAGACTTGTGTATCACAAAGTACAATTAATACAAAAGAATTATTTCTCCAGTATAAG ATTGAGAACCAATGTAATGTACTGCTATATGATATGGAACAAAATAATATTGGTAATTTAGATGTTATATTAAATTTAGAGGATCATGGTTCGTACTATAGAGTTGAAAAATCTGTACCTA ACGAAAATTTTGGCCCTCCAATCTTAGATGATAGTTTGGCATATAAAATAGTCGATGAGTTAGAGACTTGGAAAGACCGACAAATGGAAATATTTAAAGTTGAG TTAAAACGAAAGGAAGATCGCCATTTAAATTTGTTAAGCCAGGAATGGCAGAAGCATAAAGAAAGCTTAGAAACAAAACTTGCATGCAGCGTTGAACAGTGTAAAATGCTCGCAAATAGTTTAAATAGCGCTACAGAAGACTTAAGGACGCGGAGATTGAAAAGTCTCGAGAAAGAGACTAGACTAATTAAAGCAAATGAAGAATTACAGTGGAGGTACGAAGTAAAACTGCGGGAGCTTAAAGAGTCACTTCGGACAATGCAAGAAGAACTTACGTTAAAG aTAAATGTTATTGAAAAGAGGAAAACATCTTTAGAAACAGAAGTTGAAGAATTGAGTAGCGAAAATGAAAGATTGCAATTGCTTGTAACAAAACAATCTGAAGAATTAGAAGCTTATCAAAAAGGTTCTCTAACCCAAGATCAAACAGCCAATTTGTTACAAGAACTGAAAACGCTTGAGGAAAAACTGCAACATGCGCAAGAAACTAAATCGTTTTTCAAAGAACAATGGGCGAAAGCAGTTCGCGAAATACATCGTATGAAAACGGAACATCAAAAAGCCATACAagttcaaataaaaaatagcaAAGAAGAATTGCGAAACCTGGA CCTAGAGGAGATACTTTGTGCGGATTCCACTGCTTTGACAAATGACCAAATATTATTAAATGAAATTCAAAAAGAAATTGATGTGATCAAACCACAGAAGGCATGTTTTACTGAAAAAGATACTTACTCTCAAGTATTTACACCGACTTCTATAGCTCCGAGAATTTCACAAAGTGCCGATATACTTAATTTGAAAAGATCAGAAGGACGTGATGAACGATTGCAAGCACTACTTGAAGAACGTGATTCTCTTTTAAAGACTGGAAGCTATACTATAGACGATACGGTTATTATGAAATTAAATAATGAAATCCGATCTTTAATGATGAAATAA
- the Mat89ba gene encoding nucleolar protein 6 Mat89Ba, with protein MKLPYRANVNDIMNHSDDSVSENDHYSADEIDENEDYKDNENEEENGVQQVNSREALVSDRKKRKVTDDSTEVLPKKKKKLQKDLYKPPTVEELNQLRETENLFHSNLFRLQIEEMLNEVRIKDKYKRLFDIWFKNFEKAIETIEEGEEYQLSDEKLCEKLNVRIPLPNVPEETKGVFKFLQPSNIATIGSYVFDAATGPIITIDIMVEMPAKIFQKQDYQNYRYLKKKAIYLAHIASNITDDIATTKKFIGDNLRPILKIVPNGKLGNKVNVLVHVSAQEGSFKLSRFLPEKNNIRPRWFFHDNKNDDLPPTPYYNSIILHDLTMKIHAENMKVIKEYPNLRDGIILLKIWLTQRELTKGHAAFNGYIVTMFILYLLSIKKLNTFMSSYQIVRNAWNYLVQVDWCESGITMSQDEQSKSRASSYHKYYDCVFLDSTGYYNITAHMSKATYKWVQREAEICLNHLNSAHANSFQLIFMKKVPFYMAFDHLIWFKNTRIQRKSIDINLSSRDKLDYGPNYRLQTMKVICGMLEKGLGNRVHRICVLPNEIAEWECTDNNSNDIGNILIGLELNPECCFNIVDKGPEANLKEAIEFRKFWGQKSELRRFQDGTIREAVVWSKGKTLAAKRIICRKIADFILTEKLRIRKNKFKHIVAETEKLLRLPKVKITHFVYGTGEEAALKAITVLDHLEKDLMSLTDIPLSIHGVQGSSPVFRYTDVFPPLATVYRPNRRLTKETENCLILSEKVTTAPKYVSPLEVSLQLSTSGKWPDELEAFRRTKAAFHIQIAECLRKQCELVVNANFSHIDVYKDGFVFRLRVAHQKEIGCLKHQVTEDGVTQYKDNEESIELENKLFELPKLTSALHGLHAQQPSFGATCCLTKRWLSSQLLDNSHIPDIVVELLVASMYLIPAPYKPPQMPQVAFLRVLEMFASGPWNTDPVIVNLNHEMSREEIIAAETLFGSSRDSLPPLFICTPYDQQRSLWTRKAPSTVILNRITMLARESLKLFEHKLLTKSILDFKPLFRPPLTEYDCLIYLKPSMIPRRLQAVDLSDEYPVLEWHPYKRHSAQKIPVVDFDPVQCFLNDLRNGYDEFALFFHDTYGGTIIAVLLKPSVLETKDFKVSNVNGRKCSDDGQLTLNISAMIQDFYVLGKGVVDAIDVRSKRFSLT; from the exons ATGAAACTACCTTACAGG GCAAATGTAAATGACATTATGAATCATTCTGATGATTCTGTGTCTGAAAATGATCATTATTCTGCTGATGAAATTGACGAAAACGAAGATTACAAAGACAATGAAAATGAAGAAGAGAATGGAGTACAACAGGTCAATTCAAGAGAAGCCTTAGTATCTGATAGAAAGAAGAGAAAAGTTACTGATGATTCCACAGAAGTTTTaccaaaaaagaagaaaaaattacAAAAAGATTTGTACAAACCGCCAACAGTCGAAGAATTGAATCAGCTTCGAGAAACAGAAAATTTATTTCATTCCAATTTATTTAGACTACAGATAGAAGAGATGTTAAATGAAGTTAGGATTAAGGATAAATATAAACGTTTATTTGATATTTGGTTTAAAAATTTTGAGAAAGCTATCGAAACTATAGAAGAAGGAGAGGAATATCAA CTATCAGATGAGAAACTGTGTGAAAAATTGAATGTACGTATTCCATTGCCCAATGTACCAGAGGAAACCAAAGGAGTATTTAAATTTCTTCAGCCAtcaaatattgctacgataggatcTTATGTATTTGATGCTGCAACTGGTCCAATTATTACTATAGATATCATGGTTGAAATGCCTGCCAAAATATTTCAAAAACAAGATTATCAAAACTACAGATATTTAAAAAAGAAAGCAATATATTTGGCACATATAGCATCAAATATTACTGATGATATTGCTACGACTAAAAAATTTATAGGTGATAATTTAAGACCAATTTTAAAGATTGTACCAAATGGAAAATTGGGTAATAAAGTTAATGTATTGGTACATGTATCAGCCCAAGAAGGGAGTTTTAAATTAAGTAGATTTTTACCAGAAAAGAATAACATTAGACCTAGATGGTTTTTCCATGACAACAAAAATG ATGATTTACCACCAACACCATATTATAATTCTATAATTCTTCATGACTTAACTATGAAAATACATGCAGAAAATATGAAAGTAATAAAGGAATATCCAAATTTGAGAGATGGTATTATTTTGCTAAAGATATGGTTGACACAACGTGAATTGACAAAGGGTCACGCAGCTTTTAATGGGTACATTGTAACAATGTTTATCCTATATTTGCTATCCATAAAGAAATTGAACACATTTATGAGTAGTTATCAAATAGTTAGAAATGCTTGGAATTATTTAG TTCAAGTTGATTGGTGTGAGTCTGGAATAACAATGAGTCAAGATGAGCAGAGCAAAAGTAGAGCTTCAAGTTATCATAAGTATTATGACTGTGTATTTTTGGATAGTACTGGTTATTATAATATTACTGCACATATGTCTAAAGCAACTTATAAATGGGTACAAAGGGAAGCAGAAATCTGCTTGAATCACTTGAATAGCGCACATGCGAATAGTTTCCAATTGATTTTCATGAAAAAAGTGCCATTTTATATGGCATTCGATCATCTTATATG GTTTAAGAACACCCGGATTCAGCGAAAATCTATAGACATCAATTTGAGTAGCAGAGATAAACTAGACTATGGTCCGAATTATAGACTACAAACAATGAAGGTGATTTGTGGTATGTTGGAAAAAGGATTGGGAAATAGAGTGCATCGTATTTGCGTATTACCAAACGAAATCGCGGAATGGGAATGTACAGACAACAATTCCAATGACATTGGAAACATTTTAATTGGACTAGAGTTAAATCCTGAGTGTTGTTTCAATATCGTTGATAAAGGACCCGAAGCAAATTTAAAAGAG GCGATTGAATTTCGAAAATTCTGGGGCCAAAAATCGGAATTACGTCGGTTTCAAGATGGAACTATTCGAGAAGCAGTGGTTTGGTCAAAGGGCAAAACATTAGCAGCGAAACGAATAATCTGTAGAAAAATCGCAGATTTTATATTGACGGAAAAATTGCGTATTCGTAAGAATAAATTTAAGCATATTGTTGCCGAAACGGAAAAACTTTTAAGACTGCCAAAG GTTAAAATAACACATTTTGTTTATGGAACTGGAGAAGAAGCAGCACTAAAGGCAATAACCGTATTGGATCACCTCGAAAAAGATTTGATGTCGCTTACAGACATTCCTTTATCGATACACGGAGTTCAAGGATCCAGTCCAGTTTTCCGATATACAGATGTTTTCCCACCACTTGCTACGGTTTATCGACCTAATCGTAGACTTACTAAGGAAACTGAAAATTGTTTGATATTATCAGAAAAAGTAACTACAGCACCTAAATATGTTTCTCCGCTTGAAGTGAGCTTGCAATTATCGACCAGTGGAAAGTGGCCGGATGAATTGGAAGCTTTTAGAAGAACAAAAGCGGCCTTTCACATACAAATTGCAGAATGTCTCAGAAAACAATGCGAATTAGTAGTAAATGCAAACTTTTCGCACATTGATGTATATAAG GATGGATTTGTGTTTCGATTAAGAGTAGCACATCAGAAAGAGATTGGTTGCTTAAAACATCAAGTAACCGAAGATGGTGTTACTCAGTACAAAGATAATGAAGAATCAATTGAATTGGAGAATaagttattcgagttaccgaAGTTAACTAGTGCTTTGCATGG ATTACATGCACAACAACCATCGTTTGGAGCAACCTGTTGTTTAACAAAACGTTGGCTATCATCTCAACTGTTGGACAATTCTCATATACCAGATATCGTAGTTGAATTACTTGTAGCTTCAATGTATTTAATACCTGCCCCATATAAACCACCTCAGATGCCTCAAGTTGCTTTTTTAAGAGTTTTAGAAATGTTTGCTAGCGGTCCCTGGAACACGGATCCTGTTATTGTAAACTTAAACCATGAAATGTCTA GGGAAGAAATAATAGCAGCGGAAACTTTATTTGGATCATCGCGTGATTCATTACCACCGTTATTTATCTGTACTCCTTATGATCAACAGAGATCCTTATGGACTAGAAAAGCGCCGTCAACTGTAATTTTAAATCGTATTACAATGCTGGCCAGAGAGTCTTTAAAATTATTCGAACATAAACTTCTTACGAAGTCTATATTAGATTTCAAACCGTTATTTAGGCCACCCCTCACAGaatacgattgtttgatatatctGAAACCATCTATGATCCCTAGGAGGTTACAGGCAGTCGATCTTAGTGATGAGTATCCAGTTCTTGAATGGCATCCATACAAACGACATTCAGCGCAAAAGATACCAGTTGTGGACTTCGATCCTGTGCAATGTTTCCTAAACGATCTTAGG AATGGTTACGATGAATTTGCCTTATTCTTTCACGATACCTATGGCGGTACAATAATCGCAGTGTTACTAAAACCTTCTGTACTTGAAACTAAAGATTTTAAGGTATCAAATGTCAATGGTCGAAAATGTAGCGATGATGGTCAACTAACGTTAAACATTTCCGCAATGATTCAAGACTTTTATGTTCTTGGAAAAGGTGTCGTTGATGCTATAGATGTTCGATCAAAAAGGTTTTCTTTAACTTGA